From a single Loigolactobacillus coryniformis subsp. coryniformis KCTC 3167 = DSM 20001 genomic region:
- a CDS encoding competence/damage-inducible protein A, which produces MRAEIIAVGTEILLGEITNTTTPFVARELADLGIDVYYQSVVGDNTARLEAAIKLADSRSDLIILTGGLGPTKDDLTKQTLAAHLNEKLVVDEPAMAYIEAFFARSQQPMTENNRLQAMLPANSIPLKNPVGMAVGALYQAPAHTYMLLPGPPSELEAMFTDSARPLLIKQFKQANVLDSRVLRFHGIGESALVTQLADLIDQQTNPTIAPYAKTNEVTLRLTAEATDQTTADQLLAELEAKVQARVGQYFYGYGEHNSLEQVVVTLLKKRGLTITAAESLTAGLFQSMLANVSGASDIFNGGFVTYSLAEKANLLQISPEYLHKYGVVSEETAIAMARQAKLLLKSDIGISFTGVAGPDKLEGQPAGTVYIGIAYRDQIPFARKFVFSRTRNFVRQQSALTGFDLLYHLLDADK; this is translated from the coding sequence ATGCGAGCAGAGATCATTGCAGTGGGCACGGAGATTCTTTTAGGTGAGATCACGAATACGACAACACCGTTTGTGGCCCGTGAGTTGGCTGATCTAGGAATCGATGTTTATTATCAATCAGTCGTCGGGGATAATACGGCACGTCTGGAAGCAGCAATCAAATTGGCTGATAGTCGTAGTGATTTGATCATTTTAACTGGTGGCTTGGGTCCAACTAAAGACGATTTAACGAAGCAAACTTTAGCGGCACACCTTAATGAGAAATTGGTGGTTGATGAACCGGCTATGGCTTATATTGAAGCTTTTTTTGCGCGCTCACAGCAACCAATGACTGAAAATAATCGTTTGCAAGCGATGCTACCAGCTAATAGTATTCCCTTAAAAAATCCAGTCGGTATGGCCGTGGGGGCACTTTATCAAGCACCAGCACATACCTATATGTTATTGCCAGGACCACCAAGTGAATTGGAAGCCATGTTTACAGATTCAGCTCGTCCGTTGTTGATCAAGCAGTTTAAGCAGGCTAATGTGCTCGATTCACGGGTGCTTCGCTTCCATGGTATCGGTGAATCAGCGCTAGTCACACAATTAGCGGATTTGATCGACCAACAAACTAATCCCACTATTGCCCCTTATGCTAAAACCAATGAAGTTACGTTACGATTAACTGCTGAAGCTACGGATCAGACGACCGCAGATCAATTATTGGCTGAATTAGAAGCTAAAGTTCAAGCCCGGGTCGGTCAATACTTCTATGGTTATGGTGAACATAATTCTCTGGAACAAGTTGTAGTTACTTTGCTGAAAAAGCGTGGGTTGACGATCACCGCGGCGGAAAGTTTGACCGCTGGGCTTTTTCAAAGTATGTTAGCTAATGTCAGTGGTGCTTCTGACATTTTTAATGGGGGTTTTGTGACTTATTCCTTAGCTGAAAAAGCTAATTTATTACAGATCTCACCAGAGTATCTGCATAAATACGGTGTCGTCAGTGAAGAAACCGCGATTGCAATGGCCCGACAAGCTAAGTTATTACTTAAATCAGATATTGGAATTTCCTTTACAGGGGTTGCTGGTCCTGATAAGTTAGAAGGTCAGCCAGCCGGCACGGTTTATATTGGTATTGCTTATCGTGATCAAATTCCGTTTGCACGTAAATTTGTTTTCTCGCGCACACGAAATTTTGTTCGGCAGCAAAGTGCGTTAACTGGTTTTGACTTACTTTATCATCTGTTGGACGCCGATAAATAG
- the pgsA gene encoding CDP-diacylglycerol--glycerol-3-phosphate 3-phosphatidyltransferase has protein sequence MNVPNRLTIVRIFMIPLFMLVVLVPWSWGSANVAGTVIPWTQIIGTIIFAVASITDFIDGKIARSQHLVTNFGKFADPLADKMLVMTAFIILVGMGKAPAWVIAIIVCRELAITGLRLLLAESNEHVVLAAAMPGKIKTTTQMFAIIFLFLNNVFFNNLHFPMALTLLYVCLFFTIYSGVDYFVHSRHVFADSFK, from the coding sequence ATGAATGTACCTAATCGATTGACGATCGTACGAATTTTCATGATCCCGTTGTTCATGTTGGTAGTGCTGGTTCCTTGGAGTTGGGGCAGCGCAAACGTTGCTGGGACTGTGATTCCGTGGACTCAGATCATTGGCACGATTATTTTTGCTGTTGCCTCAATCACTGATTTTATTGACGGTAAAATTGCGCGGAGTCAGCATTTAGTGACTAACTTTGGTAAGTTTGCGGATCCACTAGCTGATAAAATGCTAGTCATGACTGCTTTTATTATTTTAGTTGGAATGGGTAAGGCGCCTGCTTGGGTCATTGCAATCATTGTTTGTCGCGAATTGGCAATCACCGGATTGCGGCTGTTACTGGCAGAAAGTAATGAACACGTTGTTTTAGCGGCGGCAATGCCAGGTAAGATCAAAACAACAACCCAAATGTTTGCGATCATCTTTTTATTCTTGAATAATGTCTTTTTCAATAATTTGCATTTTCCGATGGCGTTAACGTTATTGTATGTTTGCTTATTCTTCACAATTTATTCTGGTGTTGATTATTTTGTGCATAGTCGGCATGTTTTTGCTGATTCATTCAAATAG
- a CDS encoding helix-turn-helix domain-containing protein, with protein MSEIGQKLRDARIDKGYTLDDLQQITKIQKRYLIAIEEGNFEALPGDFYVRAFVKQYADTVGLDSEQLLNEFNDTIPQPQPQEYIEPTEDENKANTRTRTRNHDNGFARFSRYLPTIIIVAVVVVIVGVIYAFAIGNRDRNKSVIQESSSMTVSSESSSKASSQSSSSSSQAASSSAKKASSAKKSTTKPKMTVTSETTTSAAFTYSNAPTNNTLVLHASDTKTAWVAVTAGGTQIWQGTLQSAPQSITIPSGTTSFTIQTGNAENTKAKINGKNFNLDPNNVGGFVKTITVTMTTAAASSGAAASSSQATTQTSN; from the coding sequence ATGAGTGAAATAGGACAAAAATTACGTGACGCACGGATCGACAAGGGTTACACTTTGGATGATCTGCAGCAGATCACTAAAATTCAGAAACGTTATTTAATTGCGATTGAGGAAGGTAACTTTGAGGCGCTGCCCGGCGATTTTTATGTGCGCGCCTTCGTCAAACAGTATGCGGATACCGTTGGCTTAGATAGTGAGCAACTGCTGAATGAGTTCAACGATACGATTCCGCAGCCGCAACCACAAGAATATATTGAGCCGACGGAAGACGAAAATAAGGCCAATACGCGGACACGAACGCGTAATCACGATAATGGGTTTGCGCGCTTTAGTCGCTACCTACCGACAATTATTATTGTCGCTGTTGTTGTTGTGATCGTGGGTGTGATCTATGCCTTTGCTATCGGTAATCGTGATCGGAATAAGAGTGTCATCCAAGAAAGTTCTTCGATGACAGTTTCTTCCGAATCTTCAAGTAAAGCATCTAGTCAAAGCAGTAGTAGTTCTTCACAGGCAGCATCATCATCAGCTAAGAAAGCTAGCTCGGCTAAAAAGTCAACAACTAAGCCGAAGATGACCGTTACTTCAGAAACAACAACGTCAGCGGCCTTTACCTACAGCAATGCACCAACTAATAATACTTTAGTGTTGCATGCTAGTGATACTAAGACAGCTTGGGTAGCCGTTACTGCTGGTGGTACACAAATTTGGCAGGGAACTTTACAGAGTGCACCACAGTCGATCACAATTCCAAGTGGGACGACTTCATTTACAATTCAAACGGGTAATGCTGAAAATACTAAAGCCAAGATCAATGGTAAAAACTTCAACCTTGATCCCAACAATGTTGGTGGGTTTGTTAAGACGATCACTGTTACGATGACGACTGCCGCTGCTAGCAGTGGTGCAGCCGCAAGTAGCAGTCAAGCCACAACCCAAACCAGTAACTAA
- the ymfI gene encoding elongation factor P 5-aminopentanone reductase encodes MNRSALIIGASGDIGQAVARQLAAAGWSLYLHYFQHAAPVQQLQADFIQQYPRQDFFTLAYDLTDETQLDQIVSQLFQVDAVIFAAGTTTYGLFQETTAVQLERLWEMHVKTPMLLCQRLSEKLAHSDYGRIVFVGSVYGGSGSALEVAYSTVKGAQSAFANAYAREVASLGITVNVVAPGAVDTKMNQLFDADAKNQLRSEIPISRLAKPDEVAYWISALLKKEAGYLTGQTLYVTGGWRK; translated from the coding sequence ATGAATCGTTCAGCTTTGATCATTGGGGCGTCCGGTGATATTGGTCAAGCCGTAGCTCGTCAGTTGGCTGCCGCCGGCTGGTCCCTGTATCTACACTATTTTCAACATGCAGCGCCGGTTCAACAGTTACAGGCGGATTTTATTCAGCAATACCCGCGACAGGATTTTTTCACGTTAGCATATGATCTCACTGATGAAACGCAATTAGATCAAATCGTGAGTCAACTATTCCAAGTCGATGCCGTGATTTTTGCCGCTGGTACTACGACTTACGGGTTGTTTCAAGAGACGACTGCCGTGCAACTAGAACGTTTGTGGGAAATGCACGTCAAAACACCAATGTTGCTTTGTCAGCGGCTTAGTGAGAAACTAGCGCATAGCGACTATGGCCGGATCGTTTTTGTTGGCTCAGTTTATGGCGGTAGTGGCAGTGCTCTGGAAGTAGCTTATAGTACCGTCAAAGGAGCGCAGTCAGCTTTTGCCAACGCTTATGCCCGCGAGGTCGCTTCATTAGGCATTACGGTCAACGTTGTGGCGCCAGGTGCTGTTGATACGAAAATGAATCAGTTGTTTGATGCCGATGCCAAAAATCAATTGCGCAGTGAGATTCCAATCAGTCGTTTGGCTAAGCCGGATGAAGTCGCCTATTGGATCAGTGCTTTACTGAAAAAAGAAGCGGGCTATTTGACTGGACAGACCTTGTACGTAACTGGTGGTTGGCGTAAGTAA
- the yfmH gene encoding EF-P 5-aminopentanol modification-associated protein YfmH: protein METTHYATLDETLYQQTLANGLRVTLLPKAGYHKTYAVMTTNYGSIDNYFVPTGESEYTAVPAGIAHFLEHKLFEKKAGDIFEVFSHNGASANAFTSFTRTSYLFSATDNIQTNLMTLLDFVQEPYFTEASVNKEKGIIGQEIEMYEDDPNWRLFFGIIENLYPKHPLHEDIAGTIDSIAKITPEQLYTAYRTFYQPSNMNLFVVGNIDPAETLAWIEANQAAKTFPPAEPIQRQFPEEAADGSDIIPYRVTELPVKRGKSIVGIKGLTPVTQDRAGLKYRTELNLLFDMLFGDSSQNYLQLYDQGVVDDSFGYELDLARTYHFATLSGDTEKPQEFSDAMISLLEKAATNPDLNAGRLALVKKEALGRTLQSMNALEYIANTYSGDDFGDASLFDLVNIIDEITLADIQAALQQFVRSEALSVFHIEPLAGDGVE from the coding sequence ATGGAAACGACACATTATGCTACCCTAGACGAAACCCTGTACCAACAAACATTGGCTAATGGTTTACGGGTAACCCTGTTGCCTAAAGCTGGCTACCATAAGACTTACGCCGTAATGACGACTAATTATGGTTCGATCGATAATTATTTTGTGCCGACAGGTGAAAGTGAATATACAGCAGTCCCAGCTGGTATCGCGCATTTTCTCGAACATAAATTATTTGAAAAAAAGGCCGGCGATATTTTCGAGGTTTTTAGCCATAATGGTGCTAGCGCAAATGCATTTACTAGCTTTACCCGTACCAGTTATTTATTTTCCGCAACTGACAATATTCAAACTAATTTAATGACGTTGTTAGATTTTGTGCAGGAGCCTTATTTTACTGAGGCTTCGGTCAACAAGGAAAAAGGTATCATTGGTCAAGAAATTGAAATGTACGAGGATGATCCTAACTGGCGACTATTTTTTGGTATTATTGAGAATTTGTATCCTAAGCATCCGTTACATGAGGACATTGCCGGAACGATCGATTCAATTGCTAAGATCACGCCAGAGCAACTATATACAGCTTACCGGACTTTTTACCAGCCTAGTAATATGAATTTGTTTGTGGTCGGCAATATTGATCCGGCAGAAACTTTAGCGTGGATTGAAGCTAATCAAGCTGCAAAAACTTTCCCACCGGCCGAGCCGATCCAGCGGCAATTCCCTGAGGAAGCTGCCGATGGTAGCGATATTATTCCGTATCGCGTTACTGAATTGCCAGTTAAGCGCGGGAAGAGTATTGTTGGGATCAAAGGGCTAACCCCAGTTACACAGGATCGTGCGGGCTTAAAATATCGAACTGAACTGAATTTATTGTTTGATATGTTGTTTGGTGATTCTTCACAGAACTACTTACAATTGTACGATCAAGGTGTGGTCGATGACAGTTTTGGTTATGAACTAGATCTGGCGCGGACTTATCATTTTGCCACGTTAAGTGGGGATACTGAAAAGCCCCAGGAGTTTTCCGATGCGATGATCAGCTTGTTGGAAAAGGCCGCCACTAACCCAGATTTAAATGCAGGCCGCTTAGCGTTGGTTAAAAAAGAAGCTTTAGGTCGGACGCTGCAATCAATGAACGCCTTGGAATACATTGCTAACACTTACTCTGGCGATGATTTTGGCGATGCAAGTCTGTTTGATCTAGTCAATATTATTGATGAGATCACGTTAGCTGATATCCAGGCAGCGTTGCAACAGTTTGTACGCAGCGAAGCGCTGAGTGTGTTTCATATTGAACCACTGGCTGGGGATGGAGTTGAATGA
- the yfmF gene encoding EF-P 5-aminopentanol modification-associated protein YfmF, translating to MVTKKTLADGVSLTVLPSTQFKTTRIVLNFIAPLQAETITQRSLLASLLETNSQDYPTQADLAAKLSAMYGANFGISVSKRGNTHVFSVVMTVVNDKFLPGETAVLTEGLAFLKQVLWRPNVSVGHFDTATFDREKTNMAAYLASVYDNKQAYASLQLQQLYFENSSAQRLPSFGNVNDLEPITASSLYRYYQQMLAHDQVAITVLGDVDVSAVTTLLADLPLAVRTVTQPTVFYQQALLDTVAEQTEVQPTNQAKLNLAYQVPTYYYQPDYYALLLANGIFGGSPMSLLFTNVREKASLAYYASSAYDAFRGLITVQTGIDATNVTRVKEIIAAQLETLQAGEFSDELLAQTRATIKNQYITGLDSAGNLTTQALVRQLVPEAAVSTADFIAALDAVSKQQIVAAAQTIKLQAIYFLSSKGGDK from the coding sequence ATGGTAACTAAAAAAACATTAGCAGACGGCGTCTCGTTGACCGTTCTGCCATCGACACAGTTTAAAACAACGCGGATCGTACTCAATTTTATTGCACCGCTACAAGCAGAGACGATCACACAGCGTTCGTTGCTAGCTAGCTTGTTAGAGACCAATAGCCAGGATTATCCAACTCAAGCTGATTTGGCGGCTAAATTATCAGCGATGTACGGGGCTAATTTTGGTATTTCGGTTAGTAAACGTGGCAACACACACGTTTTTTCGGTCGTAATGACCGTGGTCAATGATAAGTTTTTACCTGGTGAAACAGCGGTTTTGACAGAAGGTTTAGCTTTCTTAAAACAAGTATTGTGGCGGCCTAATGTTAGTGTTGGACATTTTGACACGGCAACTTTTGATCGGGAAAAGACCAATATGGCTGCTTATTTGGCTTCAGTTTATGATAACAAGCAAGCTTACGCTAGTTTGCAATTACAACAACTCTATTTTGAAAATAGTTCGGCGCAACGTTTGCCTAGCTTTGGTAACGTCAATGATCTAGAACCAATCACAGCTAGCAGTCTTTATCGTTACTATCAACAAATGTTGGCACATGACCAAGTGGCGATCACGGTGTTAGGGGATGTTGATGTGTCGGCGGTAACCACTTTACTAGCTGATTTACCATTAGCAGTGCGGACAGTCACACAACCGACGGTATTTTATCAGCAAGCTTTGTTAGATACTGTCGCTGAGCAAACTGAGGTGCAGCCAACTAATCAAGCTAAGTTGAATTTGGCTTATCAAGTGCCAACTTACTATTATCAACCTGATTATTATGCGTTGTTGTTAGCAAACGGTATTTTTGGCGGCTCACCAATGTCGTTATTATTCACTAATGTACGAGAAAAGGCTAGTTTAGCTTATTATGCCTCAAGTGCGTATGACGCCTTTCGTGGGTTGATCACTGTACAAACCGGGATCGATGCGACAAATGTGACGCGCGTCAAGGAAATTATCGCAGCACAATTGGAGACGCTGCAAGCAGGTGAGTTTAGCGATGAATTATTAGCGCAAACTCGAGCTACAATTAAAAATCAATACATTACTGGTCTAGATAGTGCTGGTAATCTTACAACACAAGCGCTCGTTCGTCAGCTAGTTCCTGAAGCGGCAGTTTCGACGGCTGATTTTATTGCCGCATTGGACGCAGTTTCGAAGCAACAGATCGTGGCGGCCGCGCAAACAATTAAGCTGCAGGCCATTTATTTCTTGAGCAGTAAAGGAGGGGACAAATAA
- a CDS encoding DNA translocase FtsK produces the protein MATRKKPRRKRTTAASKRRKTTTNNSPVTVNVIGLIFILLSLFAIFKWGFIGNQLANLIRVLVGDTYPFLAAILGLYGLFLLVAGHGPTVSGKRVAGVSLTYFSLLCFLDAVMFAQLELHSQFMAVTWRFLVADFQRASVTTMLGGGMLGATGYSISYFLVGQFGTYLLAIIGVLGGLLLIFDIPFTVVRDAVLRLVRLVEWCGQRLWAGAQGLWQAGKQLGPRVQKLKTRVPKAKPTAPTAVKSEPAAKDLPKPVAQRSSVTPDTPTINVAAEQMQSAQAKVDLDQLAAGPASAAAAPTSEAPALFAEAVADQDYELPSADLLQAIPPTDQSEEYATIKQNTQKLKQTFDSFGIDVEVKNVNLGPAVTKYEIKPAIGVKVSKIVSLTDDLALALAAKDVRIEAPIPGKSLIGIEVPNKAVATVSFRDVFEAQPPHPGKILSVPVGRDISGNVIMVDISKMPHLLIAGSTGSGKSVMINDIITGILMTAKPHEVKLMMIDPKKVELSVYNGVPHLLTPVVSDAKKAAQALHKVVAEMERRYELFAQSGKRNITEYNQAVQQQDQDTEQPLPSMPYIVAIVDELADLMMVSSNEVEDAIVRLAQMGRAAGIHMILATQRPSVDVITGLIKANVPSRMAFAVSSGIDSRTIIDSTGAEKLLGRGDMLYLPMGQNKPTRVQGAYISAKDVEAVVGFITAQRTAEYDERLIPDDQPAEETASQADDELFPDAVKLVAQLQTASISMLQRRFRIGYNRAARIVDEMEQRGIVGPAEGSKPRKVYVQNPDDEQDSSQA, from the coding sequence GTGGCAACGAGAAAAAAGCCACGGCGCAAGCGCACGACTGCCGCTAGTAAGCGGCGGAAAACTACCACAAACAACTCACCTGTAACGGTCAATGTGATCGGTTTGATTTTTATTTTACTCAGTTTATTCGCCATTTTTAAATGGGGCTTTATTGGTAATCAGTTAGCTAACTTGATTCGGGTTTTAGTTGGTGATACTTATCCGTTTTTAGCAGCTATCTTGGGCTTATACGGTTTATTCTTATTGGTCGCGGGTCATGGTCCTACCGTTTCTGGCAAGCGCGTGGCTGGTGTCAGTCTAACTTATTTTAGTTTATTATGTTTTTTAGATGCAGTCATGTTTGCGCAATTGGAATTACACAGTCAATTTATGGCGGTGACTTGGCGCTTTCTAGTTGCTGATTTTCAGCGTGCAAGTGTCACAACAATGCTTGGTGGCGGGATGCTAGGGGCAACTGGCTACAGCATTAGTTATTTTCTAGTTGGTCAGTTTGGCACTTACTTGCTGGCAATTATTGGTGTACTTGGCGGTTTGTTGCTGATTTTTGATATTCCATTTACTGTTGTTCGTGATGCAGTATTGCGTTTGGTACGCCTGGTTGAGTGGTGCGGTCAGCGTTTATGGGCTGGTGCTCAAGGATTATGGCAAGCTGGCAAACAGTTAGGTCCACGGGTACAAAAACTAAAAACACGAGTACCTAAAGCAAAGCCAACTGCACCGACAGCTGTGAAGTCTGAACCAGCTGCAAAAGATTTGCCTAAGCCAGTGGCACAGCGTTCGTCAGTTACGCCGGATACACCAACGATCAATGTGGCGGCGGAACAGATGCAATCAGCACAAGCAAAAGTTGATTTGGATCAATTAGCAGCAGGACCGGCTAGTGCGGCGGCTGCACCGACTAGTGAAGCACCCGCGTTATTTGCGGAGGCAGTAGCTGATCAGGATTATGAACTACCTAGTGCTGATCTGTTGCAGGCGATACCGCCAACAGATCAAAGCGAAGAGTATGCCACGATCAAGCAGAACACACAAAAATTAAAACAGACTTTTGACAGTTTTGGTATTGATGTTGAAGTTAAAAATGTGAATTTAGGACCGGCAGTAACTAAATATGAGATCAAACCAGCAATCGGGGTTAAAGTCAGTAAAATTGTAAGTTTGACTGATGATCTTGCTTTAGCTTTGGCGGCTAAAGATGTGCGGATCGAGGCGCCGATTCCCGGTAAATCATTAATTGGGATCGAAGTGCCAAATAAGGCAGTCGCTACTGTTTCTTTCCGTGATGTCTTTGAAGCACAGCCACCACATCCTGGTAAAATTTTATCAGTTCCAGTTGGTCGTGATATTTCTGGTAATGTGATCATGGTCGATATCAGCAAGATGCCGCATTTATTGATCGCCGGCTCCACTGGTAGTGGTAAATCTGTGATGATCAATGATATTATCACTGGGATTTTGATGACTGCTAAACCGCATGAAGTTAAACTAATGATGATCGATCCGAAAAAGGTTGAATTATCGGTTTATAATGGTGTACCGCATTTGTTGACACCAGTTGTGTCTGATGCTAAAAAAGCGGCGCAGGCACTACACAAGGTCGTTGCTGAAATGGAACGACGTTATGAATTATTTGCTCAAAGTGGTAAACGGAATATCACGGAGTATAATCAAGCCGTTCAGCAGCAAGATCAGGATACTGAACAGCCATTACCCTCAATGCCCTATATTGTGGCAATTGTGGATGAGTTAGCGGATTTAATGATGGTTTCGTCGAATGAAGTTGAAGATGCAATCGTTCGTTTAGCACAGATGGGCCGTGCAGCTGGAATTCACATGATCTTGGCAACACAGCGGCCATCAGTTGATGTTATTACCGGTTTGATCAAAGCTAACGTGCCTAGTCGGATGGCGTTTGCTGTTTCTTCAGGTATTGATTCGCGGACGATCATTGATAGTACTGGTGCGGAGAAGCTACTGGGTCGTGGGGATATGTTGTATCTACCAATGGGACAAAATAAGCCGACCCGGGTCCAGGGTGCCTATATTTCTGCTAAAGATGTTGAAGCAGTGGTCGGTTTTATCACGGCACAGCGTACGGCAGAATATGATGAACGATTGATCCCCGATGATCAGCCAGCAGAGGAAACGGCTAGTCAAGCAGATGATGAACTTTTCCCTGATGCAGTCAAACTAGTTGCACAACTACAAACAGCTAGCATTTCCATGCTACAACGGCGTTTCCGTATTGGCTATAACCGAGCAGCACGGATCGTTGATGAGATGGAACAACGGGGGATCGTTGGTCCAGCTGAAGGAAGTAAGCCGCGTAAAGTTTACGTGCAAAACCCGGATGACGAGCAAGACTCAAGTCAAGCATGA
- a CDS encoding DUF1149 family protein, which yields MKTNREQVVVEHFHYDRVAPDTAPKTDVQVNINEVTATGDGADEIMARGKIFQFAVPFEVVLEGFAVSGQITQIIQILDFNGTPDDLAAADMQRLSRPLVEYIETLTYQVTAVALDQGVQLDFHAEDDDDSEPFEKITPDDN from the coding sequence ATGAAAACTAATCGTGAACAAGTTGTGGTCGAACATTTCCATTACGACCGTGTTGCACCGGATACGGCACCTAAAACCGACGTTCAAGTTAATATTAATGAAGTCACTGCAACGGGTGATGGTGCGGATGAAATTATGGCTCGTGGTAAAATTTTTCAGTTTGCGGTTCCGTTTGAAGTTGTTCTGGAAGGCTTCGCCGTCAGTGGTCAGATTACGCAGATCATTCAGATCCTCGATTTCAATGGCACGCCAGATGATTTGGCTGCTGCTGACATGCAGCGCTTATCGCGTCCATTAGTTGAGTATATCGAAACCCTAACCTATCAAGTAACTGCAGTTGCGTTGGATCAGGGGGTACAGTTAGATTTTCATGCTGAAGATGACGACGATAGTGAACCCTTCGAAAAGATCACGCCCGACGATAACTAA